The following proteins come from a genomic window of Leguminivora glycinivorella isolate SPB_JAAS2020 chromosome 6, LegGlyc_1.1, whole genome shotgun sequence:
- the LOC125227371 gene encoding uncharacterized protein LOC125227371 isoform X2 codes for MFSNNNLNLRTRRHSGSFSPLATPHSPNNCWGPRAPRVNQLRLEECADVSNTREVAHEREVHSAMQLGQSCEDLTLPGLSNSPTRVTRLPQVVSPSPTRKYMTRRSLSPIAIRASSFSPVTLRKRRGDEPDSPLPKRMCDRLTPSTPGTPGTPGTPGTPGTPDSDSLECTFRPVSPRVAMSENHKSENTS; via the exons ATGTTCTCCAACAACAACCTGAACCTGCGTACGCGACGGCACAGTGGCAGCTTCAGCCCTTTAGCCACACCACATAGCCCTAAT AATTGCTGGGGTCCCCGCGCGCCGCGCGTCAACCAACTGCGCTTGGAAGAATGTGCAGACGTCAGCAACACGCGGGAGGTGGCTCACGAGAGAGAGGTTCACTCCGCCATGCAACTCGGACAGTCCTGTGAAGACTTAACGTTGCCCGGGTTGTCAAACTCACCTACTAGGGTCACGAG GTTACCGCAAGTGGTATCGCCGTCGCCGACGCGCAAGTACATGACGCGTCGGAGTCTGTCGCCCATCGCCATCCGCGCGTCCAGCTTCAGCCCCGTGACGCTGCGCAAGCGCCGCGGCGACGAGCCCGACTCCCCCCTCCCCAAGCGCATGTGCGACCGCCTCACCCCCTCCACGCCGGGCACCCCGGGGACTCCCGGCACCCCGGGCACCCCCGGCACGCCCGACTCCGACTCCCTGGAGTGCACGTTCCGCCCGGTGTCGCCGCGCGTCGCCATGAGCGAGAACCATAAGAGTGAGAACACTAGCTAA